The genome window GACATAAGAGATCTAGTGTGAGGTGAAGGACATCAACGAGAGCGAAATATCCAAAAAACTgggaaataaattttttttagaaacctCATGGCGTTGCATGGCCACTGATCGTTTTAATGCTTTAGCCttagttagaaggttccttgGCCTCAAGGTAATGGGTCGCCGATAATTCTTTCCCCGATAGTAAATGAGAGCATATCCCTTTGGAACTCTTTCTATTGCCACAAGTATACCACCACTTTCATATTCCAATAACCTAGCTGTATCTTCAACAAAAGCAAGAGTCTTTTGCTTGCTTATTAATTTCACTAGTTCTCTGTGCTTCCAATGCAAATGCATGTTTTCGACAACACCATCAAAGACACCACGTATGCCTGGTATAATATGAAATAAAGACCATTAGTGTTTCAGCTAAAAATTCTATCCTCACCTAAAAAATTAGAAGACTTCTTACCAAGAGGCAAGTATGCTTTCATTCTCAAACCAACCCGGCGAAACATAACCCGTTCCTCATCAGTGATTGTTTCCTGATCATAATCGGGACCCGCAGGAAGCATTAATGATTCTATCTTGGAGAGGAGTTTCTCTGCTCTTAGCTTTTTGGCTTGGGCCTGCCAATGAGTTCAGAATATCAAACTAAGGTACACATATGAATCTACATGTATACTTTCTTCCGCAACTGAGTTATGTCTAATGAATGTTAAATGATATATTTTGGATaaaagcatgttacaaaaaaggCACCACTCTAGTACCCGGGTCTTTATAATTGAGTCGATTCAATTCCAAAACTATTGCATTCACAAGGAGTGAGAACAAGACCTTCACAGGCTCGTCCACTAAAAGAAGGATAGAGAAAATACTTACAACACCTAGTTTATGCTCAATTCGTCTGACAAGCTTAGCATTCTTAGCTCTTGAATCTTCTTCAATCATCCTTTCCCGTTCTTCAGCAGATATTTCTCTTCCCCAACGAGCTTGAGCCTCATAAAACTCAGCCAAAGTCCCTGCAAGTGCCTGTCCTTCCACTGTACCTGAAGAAGCCGCATCTATTGCTTTAATCCGCATTTTCTCTTCAACATCTTGAACCTGTTTCGTTAGTTCCTGTCTTTCAGCCAGAGCAGCAGCCACACTTGTTGGAAGAAAGTCCTTTCCACGGTAAATGACAATGTAATATTTGTTTCTGAGCAGTAAAACGCCACCTGTTAAATTCTGCAAAATAGAAGGAACTTAATCAGTACCCATTGGTATTTATTCCGTAGATAACAATCAGAAGAAgattacaaaaaaaaaccttaaaactATTTGacgaaagaagaaaataaaaagtgctGAGTGCCTCTTCAACCATAGATTTGGTAGAAAATGCAAGGTGGAGGCGCTTAATGGCAAACTTATTAACAAGTAATAACAGAATTACACAGGTTCCTTAATTAGAAGGATGGTGTTTAGCATTTTTtccttgaaaaaaaatatgcagaATAAGCTTGAGAAAGTTGTAACAGGAAGAACTAAAAGTGCCACTAATGGACACAAACGAAAGATAAAATGTCACACGAAAAACACAAGGTTTGATGGTAATTAGGACAAGAGACAATGTTGAACAGACCTTTATCTCCTCAGCCATCAACTTGTTGTTTGTATTCTGGATACCTCGTTTGACAGCAATCTTTGCAACAGAGCTTTTCTCCCAAAGTTTAATAATAGCCAATGCCAACCCTTGATGGTTTCTATTTCTCCCTTCATTAAGAAATTAAGAACAAAGAGTTATGTCAAATACTGACACGGTAAACTGAAGAAAGGTACTCAGAAGGAGAATTATACCAAGGGCAAAATGACAAGGAAGCGACTTGGCAAGTTTCCGTAAGGTAGTCATCTCTGCATTAGTCAGCCGTGATCGCATCCCGGTAGGGAGAAGTCTGAAAGGTGTTTTGTAGCCAGGAATTGTTTTGGGAAGCAAATCAGCATCAACAGGAAGTACTCCTGTACCCCACCACTCTTCAAAACGTGGACCTAAATCATCCAATAGGCTGTGAAACTCAGCTTCCTCCTCCGTCATGTTATGAACACGCTCTGGAATTTTCAATGCTTGCTCAGTCTTATCTGGACCTGAAGTTGCATCGTTGCCACTTCTCGTCACCGATGTTTCAGCTGAAGAAACATCTGGGATAAAAAGACCACCCCTTTCCCCATCAACAGTTTGGGATTGAGAAGGTCCTTTGTAGTTACTCCCTCGGTACACAACCATGACACTTCCTGATCGCCATAAAACTAACCCTCCTGTTCGACGCTGACCAATCACTACAAGCAGTCAGTTACATTACGAAAGTAAAATGCTTCTACATGTTCATTTCCAAACTCGACATACAATTCCAAGCTGCATTCAGCAAGTAGTGTAATTTACACtcaacacacatatatacaaatGTAAATTGGTCATAACACCGCAAAAACTGAAAATTCGAGAACGGAACAAACCTCAACAATCTCGTGAGCCGTCTTCATGTCCAATGCCAGCACCTCATGGAACTTGAGCCTCACCAGCTCCGTCTTCCTCCATGTATCGTGAATCTTCTCTAGCACCGCCTGGGTGATCCCGGCCTTGGGCACACTGATTCTTTCCCTAAGCACCATCCCCATTCTCCTCAGCCGCTTCAGCTC of Malus sylvestris chromosome 6, drMalSylv7.2, whole genome shotgun sequence contains these proteins:
- the LOC126626653 gene encoding CRM-domain containing factor CFM3, chloroplastic/mitochondrial-like → MAFTTAKISEMPLRNSLPLTSHSPSSFSLAPKPSFRIVKTFSSSVRTTEHGGNPNAKPPQHKSRPAPPAPWLNKWPNRSSPAELPRQKVNEKVNESQGREQDGKADSTRYFDKNKGQSAIERIVFRLRNLGLGSDDEEEDDGIGLDGQDSVPAASGEEKLGDLLQREWVRPDYVLEEEKSADEVALPWEKEEEEEVNDKEEVKGLRKRRGKAPSLAELTIEDEELKRLRRMGMVLRERISVPKAGITQAVLEKIHDTWRKTELVRLKFHEVLALDMKTAHEIVERRTGGLVLWRSGSVMVVYRGSNYKGPSQSQTVDGERGGLFIPDVSSAETSVTRSGNDATSGPDKTEQALKIPERVHNMTEEEAEFHSLLDDLGPRFEEWWGTGVLPVDADLLPKTIPGYKTPFRLLPTGMRSRLTNAEMTTLRKLAKSLPCHFALGRNRNHQGLALAIIKLWEKSSVAKIAVKRGIQNTNNKLMAEEIKNLTGGVLLLRNKYYIVIYRGKDFLPTSVAAALAERQELTKQVQDVEEKMRIKAIDAASSGTVEGQALAGTLAEFYEAQARWGREISAEERERMIEEDSRAKNAKLVRRIEHKLGVAQAKKLRAEKLLSKIESLMLPAGPDYDQETITDEERVMFRRVGLRMKAYLPLGIRGVFDGVVENMHLHWKHRELVKLISKQKTLAFVEDTARLLEYESGGILVAIERVPKGYALIYYRGKNYRRPITLRPRNLLTKAKALKRSVAMQRHEALSQHISELEKNIEQMKSQVGISEDDVDESSWSSRDPEQIHRALELVQSEDEDEDEDEDSYVDSDVSDNDEDSDWENED